In the Pseudomonadota bacterium genome, one interval contains:
- a CDS encoding DUF1329 domain-containing protein, with product MKRMIILKYFGLPLCFLLILLLCGTNVKAMDLPKVIDKTNCSQFKELLIPAMYLAVERGDYVVTPGKINFKYKHSDSFLAASAKNGEKFDITHEGDLIDKRTGKYPENIYGYPFPNIDLKDPKAGEKMIYNFNFQRYRFMASREHIYISWIDKKDEERYIEGVDQRLYMNGRPPGQEIKNPDKFLYYQFQNVMEPMSVKGTNTLSYIYMDEKQDSNYAYVPAIRRIRQTGTTSKSDPYMGSDSWMDTNYMWDGKDRNMKWRYVGEKTILVSFTSPNMIPAQELPDGRMSRAYPYTGNHIKCGYEDPNWKGASWAPLGITYVPRKVWIVEQMPKDPYYNWGLHVNYIDQETYTIWYKEVYERSGDFRTWITTLLHYSETPSGKNNTGDFDAMPFIDEKTHHSTCVSRSTHPESFLFMPASKLDPSFFAVNNFLLLSK from the coding sequence TAACGTTAAAGCTATGGATTTGCCAAAAGTGATCGACAAGACCAACTGCAGTCAATTCAAAGAGCTTCTTATTCCGGCTATGTACCTTGCGGTTGAAAGAGGTGACTATGTTGTTACACCGGGGAAAATAAACTTCAAATACAAACATAGTGACAGCTTTCTTGCAGCAAGCGCAAAGAATGGAGAGAAATTTGACATAACACATGAGGGTGATTTGATCGATAAACGCACCGGAAAATATCCGGAAAATATTTACGGTTATCCTTTTCCTAACATTGATCTGAAAGATCCCAAGGCCGGAGAAAAGATGATATATAATTTTAATTTCCAAAGATACCGTTTTATGGCCTCAAGAGAACATATATATATTAGTTGGATAGATAAAAAAGATGAGGAACGCTATATTGAAGGCGTAGATCAGCGCCTTTATATGAATGGCCGTCCACCAGGCCAGGAAATAAAAAATCCCGATAAGTTTCTCTACTACCAATTCCAGAATGTTATGGAACCTATGAGCGTAAAAGGAACCAATACATTGAGCTATATATATATGGATGAAAAGCAAGATAGCAATTATGCCTATGTTCCTGCCATCCGAAGGATTAGACAAACCGGCACAACATCGAAGTCCGACCCCTATATGGGCTCTGATTCATGGATGGATACGAATTATATGTGGGATGGGAAAGACAGAAACATGAAATGGAGGTATGTGGGAGAAAAGACAATTCTAGTTTCTTTTACCAGTCCGAATATGATTCCTGCTCAGGAATTGCCGGATGGAAGAATGTCCAGGGCATATCCTTATACCGGCAATCATATCAAATGCGGTTATGAAGATCCAAACTGGAAGGGTGCATCCTGGGCGCCTCTTGGTATTACCTATGTCCCAAGGAAAGTATGGATTGTGGAACAGATGCCTAAAGATCCTTATTATAACTGGGGGTTGCACGTAAATTATATTGATCAGGAAACTTATACCATATGGTACAAGGAAGTATATGAAAGATCCGGTGATTTCAGGACATGGATTACTACTTTATTGCATTACAGCGAAACTCCAAGCGGTAAAAATAATACAGGAGATTTTGATGCCATGCCATTTATTGACGAAAAAACTCATCACTCTACATGTGTTAGCCGATCAACACATCCGGAATCATTCCTATTTATGCCGGCTTCAAAACTGGATCCCAGCTTTTTTGCCGTGAATAATTTCTTGTTGTTATCAAAATAA